A window from Deltaproteobacteria bacterium PRO3 encodes these proteins:
- a CDS encoding helix-turn-helix transcriptional regulator, translating to MAEAAKPKKDTRLVKNNVQKIREEQLMSKAELARKAGLSALTIDRVEGGMSCRMDTMRKIILALGFKLSEKEKVFPED from the coding sequence ATGGCGGAAGCGGCCAAGCCTAAGAAAGACACCAGGCTCGTGAAAAACAACGTGCAGAAGATTCGCGAAGAGCAGCTCATGAGCAAGGCCGAGTTGGCCCGCAAGGCGGGCCTGTCCGCCCTCACCATCGACCGCGTCGAAGGCGGGATGAGCTGCCGCATGGATACGATGCGCAAGATCATTCTAGCTTTGGGCTTCAAACTCTCGGAAAAAGAAAAAGTTTTTCCCGAAGATTGA